A section of the Mycolicibacterium anyangense genome encodes:
- a CDS encoding MlaD family protein — protein sequence MRAVKNALSFGAMGLIIAIAAAYLASLHLHFRSPDNRTNLSMDVPDVKGLVVGSNVLLRGVSVGKVTKVETTLGQATVDFYVDGRQRVPVDSDIRLDNLSALGETYIGLIPHTDSGPMLTNGQRISTERVVVPPSISELATSVVRVLNQSDPQQLSSITKEADEALPDPEETLPNLVRASQLLNQMVGSMNGDGQRVLGNAQTLLQNAGWVGPTLARLGPEVGSAGDSLGATFHSMMSTVVWDNPRNMKLFGKFLQRIQDFLDSRGGDIKVLTQALTPQFQGIGGALMNIDTGQMLSNVLAGIPEDGAITLHVKVPDQ from the coding sequence ATGAGAGCCGTCAAGAACGCCCTGTCGTTCGGCGCCATGGGGCTCATTATCGCGATCGCCGCTGCTTATCTGGCATCGCTCCATCTCCACTTCCGGTCACCGGACAACCGGACAAACCTGTCGATGGACGTCCCGGATGTCAAGGGTCTGGTCGTCGGATCCAACGTGCTGCTGCGTGGCGTGAGCGTCGGCAAGGTGACCAAGGTCGAAACCACCCTGGGCCAGGCCACCGTCGACTTCTATGTGGATGGGCGGCAGCGTGTTCCGGTGGACAGCGATATCCGGTTGGACAACCTCTCCGCTCTCGGGGAGACCTACATCGGCTTGATACCGCATACCGACTCCGGTCCGATGCTCACCAACGGCCAACGGATCTCGACCGAACGGGTGGTCGTGCCGCCGTCGATCTCGGAGCTGGCGACCAGCGTTGTCAGGGTCCTGAATCAGTCAGACCCGCAACAACTCTCGAGCATCACCAAGGAGGCCGATGAGGCCTTGCCGGACCCAGAGGAGACGTTGCCGAATCTGGTTCGCGCCAGCCAGCTGCTCAATCAGATGGTGGGCAGCATGAATGGCGACGGCCAGCGGGTACTGGGCAACGCCCAGACTCTGCTGCAGAACGCCGGCTGGGTCGGCCCGACATTGGCCCGGCTGGGTCCCGAGGTGGGCAGTGCAGGCGACTCACTCGGCGCAACCTTCCATTCGATGATGAGCACCGTGGTGTGGGACAACCCACGCAACATGAAGTTGTTCGGCAAGTTCCTGCAGCGCATTCAGGACTTCCTGGACAGCCGCGGGGGAGACATCAAGGTGCTCACCCAGGCGCTCACCCCGCAGTTCCAGGGTATCGGCGGCGCCCTGATGAACATCGATACCGGGCAGATGCTGTCGAACGTACTCGCGGGCATCCCCGAGGACGGTGCGATCACGCTACACGTCAAAGTTCCCGACCAATAA